In one Leptospiraceae bacterium genomic region, the following are encoded:
- a CDS encoding TonB-dependent receptor, whose product MIELFSIDKDFSEDEKRIFFSAAFSFLIFSLVAAHLYTKNLLFDVFRDKKASSLAVKDKENEKLYHVLLEQIERDKKKDKEIKALSDEDSTGSGGITKEKGFHTLTPFREFIFGGETIFGQKKETPEVQKEEESFVVEIEKEFQEDKDGITAGKKKKEKQKEVKEANRGNEGNKENTPEKTGPVTKIPTNYRFKQDFRFRWNGARITRIPTKKLNSYKYFKNMLRKIEDKFAPPGGGNFAYRDMAGIVAGQGIIPGEVGVVFLLDENGKVIDVKKTGSHSQSIVENACIDAIQGQDFGPVPDDIKEQGLIFGINFIFPGVMRY is encoded by the coding sequence ATGATAGAACTCTTTTCGATAGATAAGGATTTTTCGGAAGACGAAAAACGGATTTTTTTTTCTGCCGCATTTTCTTTTCTCATTTTTTCTCTCGTTGCTGCTCATTTATATACAAAAAATTTGTTGTTTGATGTATTCCGGGATAAAAAAGCAAGTTCATTAGCAGTAAAAGATAAAGAAAATGAAAAATTATATCACGTATTATTAGAACAGATTGAAAGAGACAAAAAGAAAGACAAAGAAATCAAAGCCCTTTCAGATGAAGATTCAACCGGGAGTGGAGGGATTACAAAAGAGAAAGGATTTCATACACTAACTCCTTTTCGAGAGTTTATCTTTGGTGGAGAAACTATCTTCGGTCAAAAAAAAGAAACTCCGGAAGTGCAAAAGGAAGAGGAATCTTTTGTTGTCGAAATTGAAAAAGAATTCCAGGAAGATAAGGATGGAATTACCGCCGGAAAGAAAAAAAAAGAAAAGCAGAAAGAAGTAAAAGAAGCCAATCGGGGTAACGAAGGTAATAAAGAAAATACACCGGAAAAAACAGGACCTGTAACTAAAATCCCCACTAATTATCGTTTTAAGCAGGACTTTCGTTTTCGCTGGAATGGAGCCCGTATTACAAGAATTCCGACCAAGAAGTTAAATTCCTATAAGTATTTTAAAAATATGTTGAGAAAAATTGAAGATAAATTTGCTCCTCCGGGTGGAGGAAATTTTGCCTATAGAGATATGGCGGGAATTGTTGCCGGACAGGGAATCATTCCCGGTGAAGTAGGGGTTGTGTTTTTATTAGATGAAAACGGAAAAGTAATCGATGTAAAAAAGACAGGTTCACACAGCCAGAGTATTGTGGAAAACGCCTGTATTGATGCAATTCAGGGACAGGATTTTGGTCCGGTACCGGATGATATAAAAGAACAGGGTTTGATTTTTGGAATTAATTTTATATTCCCCGGAGTTATGCGATACTGA
- a CDS encoding AAA family ATPase — protein MKVRSIIIKNYKILENLELHFTDLNGRTLDTIVLAGDNGCGKTTVLNLINRALSPIPFPVPFCKELRMVISFTEDQKELIISSLTGLEGTELLEKSGIRVSEFISRFENRKNVELVYSEIQKEGKTEVEKNDFNLFVLLQKASAYSHMNGLKLLYTNKEVDHKFNSLSTEPDLKHNIYSFYSSILTESESKESRILKKLKELESSFGIQSHPEKIDENMVFKNMYKETVDIEDLSSGEKQILFRFFYLHSSGIKDSIVMVDEPENSLHPKWQQKIVNLYRRLGPKNQVIFATHSPHIISSLKPVNLFLLFHNKQENRIEVVNMEKARKQTRGLEPNRILQEIMGTPLRDVETQEQIDLLMEKIEKGDLESDETRELVETLKQNLGLKDPFIMRLEHRLRMLNFKKER, from the coding sequence ATGAAAGTTCGTAGTATAATAATTAAGAATTACAAAATATTAGAAAATTTAGAACTCCATTTTACCGATTTAAATGGAAGAACTCTTGATACCATTGTCCTGGCCGGTGATAATGGCTGCGGAAAGACCACGGTTTTGAATTTAATAAACCGGGCCCTATCTCCCATTCCCTTTCCTGTTCCCTTCTGTAAAGAATTGCGAATGGTAATTTCTTTTACTGAAGATCAGAAAGAACTTATTATCTCCAGTCTTACAGGTCTGGAAGGAACCGAGCTTCTGGAGAAATCAGGAATTCGTGTTTCAGAATTTATTTCTCGTTTTGAGAATAGAAAAAATGTGGAATTGGTTTATTCTGAAATCCAGAAAGAAGGAAAAACCGAAGTAGAAAAGAATGACTTTAATCTTTTTGTATTACTGCAAAAAGCCTCTGCTTATTCCCATATGAACGGTCTTAAACTTCTATATACCAATAAGGAAGTTGACCATAAATTCAATTCTCTTTCCACTGAACCCGATTTAAAACATAATATCTACAGTTTCTACTCCAGTATTCTTACTGAATCAGAAAGTAAGGAATCCCGTATATTAAAAAAACTTAAAGAATTAGAAAGTAGTTTTGGAATACAATCCCATCCGGAAAAAATCGATGAAAATATGGTATTTAAAAATATGTATAAGGAGACGGTGGATATTGAAGATTTATCCTCCGGCGAAAAACAAATTTTATTTCGATTTTTTTATCTGCACAGTTCCGGAATTAAGGATAGTATTGTAATGGTCGATGAGCCGGAGAACTCCCTGCACCCGAAATGGCAACAGAAAATCGTGAATTTGTATCGGAGATTGGGTCCAAAAAACCAGGTGATATTCGCTACTCATTCTCCGCATATCATATCTTCCTTAAAACCTGTGAATCTGTTTTTGTTATTTCATAATAAACAGGAGAATCGTATCGAAGTTGTGAATATGGAAAAGGCTCGAAAGCAAACAAGGGGTTTGGAACCGAATCGAATTCTACAGGAAATTATGGGAACTCCTCTTCGAGATGTAGAAACCCAGGAACAAATTGATCTTCTTATGGAAAAAATTGAAAAGGGAGATCTGGAATCGGATGAGACTAGAGAACTTGTCGAAACCTTGAAGCAAAACCTGGGTTTAAAAGATCCATTTATTATGCGATTGGAGCACAGACTCCGAATGTTAAATTTTAAAAAGGAACGATGA
- a CDS encoding TIGR02646 family protein, translated as MRYIHKRKRCRAFDSYVKRKRTNKWSQFNSSIKFELHQHLWKEQKGLCVYCEQAIPEKRRKDDTLRHHPSHIEHIKPKSKYKHLAFSYRNLALACNGFNCASEDEKGEFCEYAKKDMFNSNLFLNPVEVRDIEDYFTFDIDGNIKPNRNRSAIEIEKARYMIELLDLQNPNLKSMRAEQYTIFIEEELAGVNVRAILKPDRFVLPGFYTMLKQFFGEPFKTDTLPPDGQSFL; from the coding sequence ATGAGATATATACACAAAAGAAAACGTTGTCGGGCCTTTGATTCGTATGTGAAACGTAAGCGTACGAATAAATGGAGCCAGTTTAATTCCAGTATAAAATTCGAATTGCATCAGCATCTCTGGAAAGAGCAGAAAGGTTTATGTGTCTATTGTGAACAGGCTATTCCCGAAAAAAGACGTAAAGATGATACACTCCGACATCATCCTTCTCATATAGAACATATCAAACCCAAGAGTAAATATAAACATCTTGCTTTTTCTTATAGAAATCTGGCCCTGGCCTGCAATGGATTTAATTGTGCTTCGGAAGATGAAAAAGGAGAGTTCTGTGAATATGCCAAGAAAGATATGTTTAATTCGAATTTATTTTTAAACCCGGTTGAAGTTCGTGATATAGAAGATTATTTTACCTTTGATATTGATGGGAATATCAAACCAAATCGGAATCGCTCTGCAATAGAAATAGAGAAAGCACGTTACATGATTGAATTATTAGATTTACAAAATCCTAATCTAAAAAGTATGAGAGCTGAACAATATACGATTTTTATTGAAGAGGAATTAGCCGGAGTAAATGTCAGGGCCATATTGAAACCGGATAGATTTGTCCTACCCGGTTTCTACACTATGCTAAAACAATTTTTTGGAGAACCGTTTAAGACCGATACTTTGCCACCAGACGGGCAATCTTTTTTGTAA
- a CDS encoding 4-alpha-glucanotransferase: protein MSETTIHSLREEILSKKRAGCAFPLISLSTKHAFECGDFYTLLTMKDWALQTGLSIIQILPLNDLGWGRSPYSSISAFAIDPTYISLHMLGINIYSRSKYIKSCKINIRRVRDLKLGYLQKAFSKDWGEEMQKNIDEFRKQQTWLDTYVAFKILYEENNSYHWKFWPEFSNYEKGVESIIQERFRERFYFYAWVQLLAFQQLQKVKKEFETAGIFLKGDMPILTSPNSADVWSRRHLFFMDLAAGAPPDYFNSDGQNWGFPVINWEVMKKDNYSWWRERLSYIENFYHIYRIDHVLGMYRIWAISGEGLPGKKGFFYPQHGVSKEDFEEVELDIKEFEEAGLIYEYEKGKYIFYWDFHLYPGYQALTEEIKAKFYPLSYKYIKEDETYWKASGEDVLDFLFSHSNMLPCAEDLGAVPGFVRDSIHERKIIGMDVIRWTRSFETGEFIPAEKYRENAVSALSVHDTSIALAWWHEIQDFDRKAFLKLLELKEEPKAEELLEEMLAFSLSTNSQFSINLLHDFISERGLQYDKENEDELDILVQPELHRINIPGTPEKKNWGYRYPFHAENLLENNKLTKKIARLVAKYRS, encoded by the coding sequence ATGAGCGAAACAACCATTCATTCCCTCAGAGAAGAAATTCTTTCTAAAAAAAGAGCCGGCTGTGCTTTTCCTTTAATTTCACTCAGTACCAAACATGCTTTTGAATGTGGAGATTTTTATACCCTCCTTACTATGAAAGATTGGGCTTTACAAACAGGCCTGAGCATTATCCAGATTCTCCCATTAAACGATCTGGGCTGGGGACGGAGTCCTTATAGTTCCATTTCTGCATTTGCAATCGATCCGACATATATTTCCCTTCATATGTTAGGAATAAATATTTATTCCCGTTCCAAATATATCAAATCCTGTAAAATCAATATCCGCAGGGTGCGTGATCTAAAGCTCGGCTATTTACAAAAAGCTTTTTCTAAAGATTGGGGCGAAGAGATGCAAAAAAACATCGATGAGTTTCGAAAACAACAGACCTGGTTGGATACCTATGTAGCTTTTAAAATCCTGTATGAAGAAAACAACTCCTACCACTGGAAATTCTGGCCGGAATTTTCAAATTACGAAAAAGGAGTTGAATCTATCATTCAAGAAAGATTTAGAGAACGTTTTTATTTTTATGCCTGGGTGCAGCTCCTCGCTTTCCAGCAGTTGCAAAAGGTTAAAAAAGAATTTGAAACCGCCGGGATATTTTTAAAAGGAGACATGCCCATTCTAACTTCTCCCAACTCTGCTGATGTGTGGTCAAGAAGGCATCTCTTTTTTATGGATCTGGCCGCGGGTGCTCCCCCGGATTATTTCAACTCAGATGGACAGAACTGGGGCTTTCCGGTTATCAACTGGGAAGTCATGAAAAAAGATAATTATTCCTGGTGGAGAGAAAGACTTTCCTATATAGAGAATTTTTACCATATCTATCGCATCGATCATGTTCTGGGTATGTATAGAATCTGGGCCATTTCCGGAGAGGGTCTGCCTGGCAAGAAAGGTTTCTTTTATCCGCAACATGGGGTAAGTAAAGAAGATTTTGAAGAAGTGGAGCTGGACATAAAAGAATTTGAAGAAGCCGGCCTTATTTATGAATACGAAAAAGGAAAATATATCTTCTACTGGGATTTCCATTTGTATCCAGGTTACCAGGCTTTAACAGAAGAAATTAAAGCCAAATTTTATCCTCTATCTTATAAATACATCAAGGAGGATGAGACCTACTGGAAAGCCTCCGGTGAAGATGTGCTGGATTTCCTTTTTTCTCATTCCAATATGCTTCCCTGTGCGGAAGACCTCGGCGCTGTTCCCGGTTTTGTAAGGGATAGCATTCACGAAAGAAAAATTATCGGGATGGATGTTATACGCTGGACAAGATCCTTTGAAACAGGAGAATTTATCCCGGCAGAAAAGTACAGAGAAAATGCAGTATCTGCTCTTTCCGTTCACGACACCTCCATTGCTCTTGCCTGGTGGCATGAAATACAGGATTTTGATAGAAAGGCTTTTTTAAAACTTCTCGAACTAAAAGAAGAACCAAAAGCCGAAGAACTATTAGAAGAAATGCTTGCTTTTTCTCTTTCTACAAATAGTCAATTTTCAATTAACTTACTACACGATTTCATTTCCGAAAGAGGATTACAATACGATAAAGAAAATGAGGACGAATTAGATATACTGGTTCAACCGGAACTTCACCGAATTAATATTCCCGGTACACCAGAGAAGAAAAATTGGGGCTATCGGTATCCCTTTCACGCGGAAAATCTTTTAGAAAACAATAAACTTACAAAAAAGATTGCCCGTCTGGTGGCAAAGTATCGGTCTTAA